DNA sequence from the Brachybacterium avium genome:
CTCCGCCGCCGGATCGAATTTCGTACGCGAGGGTCGCGCAGGTCTGGTCACCTTCCTGACCATGAGCTACATCCTGTTCGTCAACCCGATCGTGCTGGGTGCGGCGATCACGGACGTGCCCAACGTGGGCGTGCAGCTGCTGATGGTCACGGCGATCGCCTCCTGCGTGGGCTGTCTGCTGATGGGCCTGATCGCCCGCTACCCCTTCGCCCTGGCGCCCAGCATGGGGCTGAACGCCTTCTTCTCCTACACCGTGGTGCTGGGGATGGGGGTGGAGTGGCGCACCGCCCTGGGTGCCGTGTTCATCTCGGGCATCCTGTTCGTGCTCCTCAGCGTGATCGGGCTGCGCAAGGCGATCGTCATGTCGATCCCGCACGGCCTGAAGCTCGCCATCATGGCCGGCATCGGCTGCTTCCTGGCCCTGCTCGGGTTCCGCAGCGGGGGGCTCGTGGTCACCGACGAGGCGACCCTGGTGACGCTGGGCGACCTCACCTCGCCCGTGGCCTGGGTGGCGATGTTCGGCCTGCTGGCCACCGCGGTGCTGCTGCAGCTGAAGGTCAAGGGAGCGCTCCTCTGGGGCCTCGGCGCGACCTCCCTGTTCGCCGTCCTCACCCGGGCGAAGGTCTATGACGGCGGGGCCGACGGTGCCCTGCAGTCGTTCCCCGGCTTCGCCGACGGTCTGGTCGCACTGCCGGTCTGGCCCGGTGACCTGGTGGGAGAGCTGGACATCGCCGGCGCCTTCGGCATCGGCCTGTTCTCCGTCGTGTTCACCTTCTTCTTCGTCGACTTCTTCGACGCGACCGGCACCATGACCGGCCTCGCCCAGAAGGCGGGCTACCTCGATGAGGGCCAGGAC
Encoded proteins:
- a CDS encoding NCS2 family permease, which translates into the protein MSTDSRAGTDAGQDPSTAAASPPPARAGGLKGRIDRYFGISAAGSNFVREGRAGLVTFLTMSYILFVNPIVLGAAITDVPNVGVQLLMVTAIASCVGCLLMGLIARYPFALAPSMGLNAFFSYTVVLGMGVEWRTALGAVFISGILFVLLSVIGLRKAIVMSIPHGLKLAIMAGIGCFLALLGFRSGGLVVTDEATLVTLGDLTSPVAWVAMFGLLATAVLLQLKVKGALLWGLGATSLFAVLTRAKVYDGGADGALQSFPGFADGLVALPVWPGDLVGELDIAGAFGIGLFSVVFTFFFVDFFDATGTMTGLAQKAGYLDEGQDMPRGRRTFSMDGIATMFGALMGTSTTGAYVESASGIQDGGRTGATVTVTGVLFLGALFFWPLASVIPGAATAPVLILVGAMMMDGIRGIDWNEICEGVPSFLAILVMPLTFSIANGVSAGIISYCAIKVFTGRGKEISPILYIVAALLVARYIIVDV